A region of the Zhihengliuella halotolerans genome:
CAGCTCGGAGATGTGCAGCAGGCCGTCCTTGCCCGGCATCAGCGAGACGAACGCGCCGAACGTCGTCAGCTTGACGACGGTGCCCAGGTAACGCTCGCCCACCTCGGGAATCTGCGGGTTCGCGATGGCGTTGATGGCGGAGCGGGCGGCGTCGGCGGACTCGCCGCTCGTCGCGCCGATGAGCACGGTGCCGTCGTCCTCGATCGAGATGTCGGCGCCGGTGTCCTCCTGGATCTGGTTGATCATCTTGCCCTTCGGGCCGATGACCTCGCCGATCTTGTCTACCGGGATCTTCACGGAGATGATGCGCGGTGCGAACTCGCTCATCTCGTCCGGCGCGTCGATCGCGGCGTTCAGGACGTCGAGGATGTGGAGGCGTGCTTCGCGGGCCTGCTTCAGCGCGGCGGCCAGGACCGAGGCGGGGATGCCGTCGAGCTTGGTGTCGAGCTGGATCGCGGTGACGAACTCGGAGGTGCCGGCGACCTTGAAGTCCATGTCGCCCATGGCGTCTTCGGCACCGAGGATGTCGGTCATCGCGGCGTAGCGGGTCTCGCCGTCGACCTGGTCGGAGACCAGGCCCATGGCGATGCCGGCAACCGGTGCCTTCAGCGGGACGCCGGCGTTGAGCAGCGACAGGGTCGATGCGCAGACAGAGCCCATGGAGGTCGAGCCGTTGGAGCCGAGGGCCTCGGAGACCTGGCGGATCGCGTACGGGAACTCCTCGCGGGACGGCAGCACCGGCACGACGGCGCGCTCGGCGAGGGCGCCGTGGCCGATCTCGCGGCGCTTCGGCGAACCGACGCGGCCGGTCTCACCGGTCGAGTACGGCGGGAAGTTGTAGTTGTGCATGTAGCGCTTGGTCTTCACCGGGGACAGCGAGTCGATCTGCTGCTCCAGCTTGAGCATGTTCAGCGTGGTCACACCCATGATCTGGGTCTCGCCGCGCTCGAAGATGGCGGAACCGTGCACGCGCGGCAGGACCTCGACCTCAGCGGTGAGCTGGCGGATGTCCGTCAGGCCACGGCCGTCGATGCGGACCTGCTCGGTGAGGATGCGCTGGCGGACGACGTGCTTGGTGACGGCGCCGAAGGCCTTGGCGACCTCTCCGGCGCGGCCCTCGAACGTCTTGCCCTCGCCGGCGAGCTCTTCCACGACCTCATCGCGGAAGGCGCCGGAGGCGTTGTCGCGCTCCTGCTTGTCGGCGATCGAGAAGATCTCGGTCAGCTTGGCAGTCGCGGCGGACTCGACGGCGGCGTAGACGTCGTCCTCGTAGTCGCGGAAGACCGGGAACTCGACGGTCGGCTTCGCGGCGCGGGCGGCCAGGTCGGCCTGCGCCTCGCACAGGACCTTGATGAACGGCTTGGCTGCCTCGATGCCCTCGGCCACGACCTCTTCGGTCGGGGCGGTAGCACCGCGCTCCTTGATGAGGTTCCAGGAGTTGTCCGTGGCCTCGGCCTCGATCATCATGATGGCGATGTCGTCCGCGGTCTGGCGGCCGGCGACGACCATGGAGAACACGGCGTCCTCGAGCTGGCTGTGCTTCGGGAAGGCGACCCACTGGGCGCCGGCGCCGTCGTCGACCAGGGCGACGCGGACGCCGCCGATGGGGCCGGAGAACGGCAGGCCCGAGAGCTGGGTCGACATCGACGAGGCGTTGATGGCGACGACGTCGTACAGGTCGTCCGGGTTGATGGACAGGACCGTGACGACGACCTGGACCTCGTTGCGCAGGCCCTTGACGAAGGTCGGGCGCAGCGGGCGGTCCATGAGGCGGCAGGCCAGGATGGCCTCCGTCGAGGGGCGGCCCTCACGGCGGAAAAAGCTGCCCGGGATGCGGCCGGCAGCGTACATGCGCTCCTCGACGTCCACGGTCAGCGGGAAGAAGTCGAAGCCTTCGCGCGGCTTCTTGCCGGCGGTCGTCGCCGAGAGCATCGACGTGTCTTCGTCGATGAGGACGTAGACGGAGCCTGCGGCCTGCTTGGCCATGCGGCCCGTCTCGAAACGGATCGTGCGGGTGCCGTAGCGGCCGTTGTCGATAACGGCCTCGGCGAATTGAAGTTCAGACAAAATGTCTTCTCCATCTCTGTTGGGACGGAGCGTCGGCCGACGCATTCATGCCACCAGCCGTGCACCGCGACTGCGGTGCCCGTGGTGACCGCTGCACCCGGTCTTCGATCGAGGCCCACGGCGTCCGTCCGGCTCTCGCTGGACGACCCCGTAGACCACTACCGAGGACCGCGAATGCCAAATGCTCGGGCTGCGCTCCAGATGTGATGTAAACGTGTATTCAGTTATCCGGGGCCAGCAGGCCCCGAGTACAGACTAAAGGCGGCACCCCGGGCTGGAAAACATCCAGACCGGAACACCGCCTCCGTGTCGCACCGAGCAAGCGGGCCTAGGGCCTTACTTGCGGAGTCCGAGACGCTCGATGAGCGAGCGGTAACGCTCGATCTCAACGCGCTTCAGGTAGGTCAGCATGCGACGACGGCGACCGACCAGGGCCATGAGGCCGCGGCGGGTGTGGTGGTCGTGCTTGTGCTCCTTGAGGTGCTCGGTCAGGTCCGAGATGCGACGGGTCATGACGGCGATCTGAACCTCGGGCGAACCGGTGTCGCCCTCGTGGGTTGCAAACTCGGTCATGATCTGGGTCTTGACGGCGGCGTCGAGGGCCACAATGAACTCCTATGAGTTGTACCGCGAACAGGTAGAGGCGCCGGGGCGCCGGCGCCCTCCACCGCGGACTGCAGCGGGCACCAACGATCAGTCTATCACCGATGTCCGGTACCCGGCCCTACGTCGTCGGCTCAGCCCGCCACGCGTGCGTGAAGTACGGCAGCTCGAGCTCCTGCCCGGTATCGAATCCGAGATGCTCGTAGAGGTACCATTCGAGGTTCGCGACGACCTTGGCCCGAGTGCCCTCCGGCGACCGCAGGTAGTAGGCCCGCGACTTGGCCAGCTCGATCAGGAACTCGGCAGTCACGGACTGCGTCCAGTGCTCCTCGTGCCGATCCCACACGCCGAGCCCCTCGCCCTTGGCCGGCTCAAACTCGGGCCGGTGCACGTCGCCGGCGTGCATGATGCGCGCCAGCCGGTGCACCCACGGCACCGTCACGTCGAGCTGATTCCAGACGAGCCCGAGGCCGGGGCGCCGCTCCCCCGCCGTCGGGCGAAGCAGCCTCAGGGCCTCGGCGGTAGCGGCCGTGGGATCCACCCAGTGCCACGCCTGGGCGCACACGACGACGTCGCAGCTCGCCGCGGGAAGTCCCGTCGCCTCCGCGCCGGCGCGCACGCGCCGGACGGCCGGCAGCTTGGCGCCGAGGGCTTCCAACATGCCGGCAGAGGGGTCGACCGCGGTCACGACCGCGCCGCGCGCGATGAGCTGGGCGGTGAGGATCCCCGTGCCCGCACCCACCTCGACAACGTCGAGCCCGGCGGCGGGCGCCCCCGTCCGCCCGGCGAGCAGGAAGTCGACCGCGGCGTCCGGGTACCCGGGACGGACGCGGTCGTAGTGCGCGGCGCCTGCGTCGAAGGCCTCGCCGTGTTCGGGGCGGACGCTCGGTGCCCGCGCGGGCAGATTCGGGATCGGACGGTCCGGGACGCTCATGATCGCGCTAAGCGGCGGACGCGTCAGCGGTGAGGATCGTGCGGGCCTTCGCGACGTCGTCGTTCATTTGGGTGATGAGCGATTCGACCCCGTTGTAGGCGACCATCGGGCGCAGCCGCTCGACAAACTCGACGACGACCTGCTGCCCGTACAGATCGAAATCCTCGACGCTCTCGTCGGGGCGGTCGATGACGTGGGACTCGACCTGGCGGGAGACGCCCACGAACGTGGGGTTGGTGCCGACCGAGATCGCCGAGGGCCAGCGGGTGCCGGCGGCGTCGACGAGCCAGCCGGCGTAGACGCCGTCGGCCGGGATGATGCCCGTGGACTCGGGTGAGAGGTTCGCGGTCGGGAAGCCGAGTTCGCGGCCGCGCGCGGCGCCGTGCACGACCTCTCCGCGCATGCGGTGCGGGCGGCCGAGCACTTCGGCGGCGGTCGAGACGTCGCCGGCGTGCAGCGCCTCGCGGATCCAGGTGGAGGACCAGCGGCGGTCGTGGCCGACGTCGTCGATGCCGACGACGTCGAACCCGTAGCGCCGACCGAGCTCGACCATGGTCTCGAAGTCGCCGTGGTTGCCGGCGCCGAAGCGCACGTCATGCCCGATGACGACGGCACACGCCTTGAGCTTCTCCACGATGATGCGGCGGACGAACTCCTCGGCCGTCGACCGGGCGAAATCGAGGGTGTAGTTGATCGTCAGGAGTGCGTCGAGGCCGGACTCGGCGATGAGCTGGACCCGATCGGTCAGGCCCGTAATGAGGTGCATGCCGCTTTCCGGCGCGTGAACCTGACGCGGGTGCGGATCGAAAGTGATGGCGACCGAGCTGGCGCCGCGACCGCGGCCCTCGTCGACCAGCTGCTGCAGGACGGCCTGGTGCCCGCGGTGCACACCGTCGAAGTTACCGATGGTCACGACGGCGGGTCCGAACCCGGCTGGTACGGCGTCGATGCCAGTCCAGTGCTGCACGTTTCTCCTTCGATTGCGAAGCTCTGCGGTGGCCGCTTGGGCTGCCACCGACTCTAGTATGGCCGGAACCCGACCGGGGCGCGGGCTCAGGCCTGCGGCTTCTCCGCCCCGCCGAGTACGGGCTCAGCGGGGACCGGGCGGTGCCGGAACAGCCACCACAACCCGATGATCGGCAGCAGCAATGGGATGTAGCCGTAGCCGTCGCCGAAGTGCGACCAGACAGCCGGGTGGGCGAAGAGCTGGGGCACCGCGAAGCTGAGCGTACCGACCACGAGCACGCCGACGAGCTCGAAAGCGACGGCGGCCGTGGACAGCGCCCAGCTGCCCTTCTTCTTCGAGGCGAGGGCGAAAGTCGCCACGATGTAGACGACGGCGGCCAGCGCCGAGAGCAGGTACGCGACGGGTGCGGCGTCGAAGTCCGTGGCGATCTGGTAGCCGGCCCGCGCGGATGCTGAGAGGGCGAAGACTCCGTAGACGGCGATGACGATGCGCCCGAGTCCGGTCTGTCGCTGGTTCATGCGAACACCCCTCCCTGCCAGATCTGCTCCATCCGCACGAGCATGACGAAGACCGTCGCGCCGACGGCTGCGAGGACCAGATTAGACCACCGGGTCTTGTCGGTGACGGCCCACCAGAAGGCAGCGACGGGGACGATGAGAGCTGTGAAGACGTAGCCCCAGAACTCCCAGGCCTCGCCGACGAGCGCCTCTCCCCCCAGCTGCCGGGCGGCGGCGGCGATCGAATAGACGATCAGGAAGAGTTCGACGGCGGCGACGGACAGGATCGCGACGTCGTCCGGGTGGTTGCGGAAGATCGTCGCGATCACGGAGATCACGACCGAGGCCAGGCACACGAGGGCGCCCGCGATGAAGAATCCTGAGGCGATCACGGTTTCGGGTTCAGCTCTCTTTCGAGGACGTGCGTCGGGTGGGGTGCTAGGAGCCGGCGGTCAGGAGGCGGCGAAGACGATCTCGGGCCGAGCCGCCTCGCCCTTGTTTTTCAGGAGCGCGACGACGGTGCCGTCCGGGGCAACGGCCGCGACGATCGCGTCGGTCTCGTTGGGCTCGATCCGGCGTCCGAAGGACAGCTCTGCGGCTTCGTGCTCCGTGAGTCGGCGGTTCGGGAAGAGCGCGCGGGCCGCGGTGTCGAGGTCGACCATCCCGAACTCTTCACTCAACTCCTCGATCGTGCGTGCCACATCGAGGCCGTAGGGGCCCACCAGGGTGCGCCGCAGGGCGGTCAGATGTCCTCCGACGCCGAGGTCCTCGCCGAGATCGCGGGCGAGGGCGCGGATATAGGTGCCGGAGGAGCACTCGACGGTAACGTCAACGTCGATGATCTTCCCGCCCTGCAGCCGGCGGACGTCGTGCACGTCGAATCGGCCGACCGTCACCGGCCGCGCCTCGAGCTCGACGTTTTCGCCCTTGCGCACGCGCGCGTAGGAGCGCTCGCCTCCGACCTTGATGGCGCTGACCGCCGAAGGGACTTGCATGATGTCGCCGGTGAGCTTCGCGACGGCGTCCGCGACGGACTCGGGAGTCACGGCCGCGGCGATGCGCTGCTGCACGAGCTCCCCCTCGGCGTCATCGGTGATCGTGCTCTGGCCGAGCCGGATCGTCGCCTCATAGGTCTTGTCCACGCCGACGATGTAGGTCAGCAGGCGGGTCGCCTTGTTCACGCCGACGACGAGCACGCCCGTCGCCATGGGGTCCAGCGTCCCGGCGTGGCCCACCTTCCGGGTGCCGGCGAGACGCCGCATCCGGCCGACGACGTCGTGGCTCGTCCAGCCCTTGGGCTTGTCCACAACGACGAGGCCGGACGCGGTGTTCGTCACCCGCGCGTTACCGCCGGTGCTCTCGCGCTTGCCCGTCACGCCCGCGGTTCCTCCGTGGGCTCCTCGTCGAAGTCCTCGTCGAGGTCCGCGTCGAGGTCGTCTTCGTCAACGGCCTTCTTGTAGGGGTCGGCGTCGCCAGCGAAGGCGGCGCCCTCGGCGAGTGCGGCCACCTCGGCGTCGCGCGCCTTGGCCTTGCGCAGGACGTCCTCCAGGTGCGAGGCGTTCACGGGAACCTCGTCGGGGACGAACTCGAGCGTCGGGGTCAGCCGGATCGTCAGGTTGCGTCCGACCTCCTTGCGGAGCACGCCCCGTGCCTTCTCGAGGGCGCGGGCGGCGTCCTCCTTGGCCGTCTCGTCGCCGAAGACCGTGTAGTACACGGTGGCCTGCTGCAGGTCGGACGTGACGCGGGCGTCGGTGACGGTGACGGCCTCGACGCGCGGGTCCTTGACGACACGGCCGAGCGCCTGAGCGACGACGACTTTGATGCGCTGCGCCAGACGGGCTGCGCGTGCCTGATCAGCCATGGTGGCCTCCTTGGAATTCTGAAGCTGAGTAGAACGTATCAGTTGAGCCGACGACGGCGGGCACCCTGCTGTCGGTGCCCGCCGTCATCGTGAGTGCGCGTCGATCAGACGCGCGGCTTCTCCTGCATCTCGAAGGTCTCGATCATGTCGCCTTCCTTGATGTCGTTGAAGGAGCCGAGGCCGATACCGCACTCGTAGTCCGTGCGGACCTCGGTGGCGTCGTCCTTGAATCGCTTGAGCGAGTCGATGGTCAGCTTGTCCGCCACAACCTTGCCGTCGCGCACGAGGCGCGCCTTGGTGTTGCGCCGGATGATGCCCGAGCGCACGATCGAACCGGCGATGTTGCCCCACTTGGACGAGCGGAAGACCTCGCGGACTTCGGCCGTTCCGAGCTGGACTTCCTCGTACTCCGGCTTGAGCATGCCCTTGAGGGCGTTCTCGATATCGTCGAGCGCCGCGTAGATGACCGAGTAGAAGCGCATGTCGACGCCCTCCTTGTCGGCCAGCTCCTGCACGCGCTCCGCCGGGCGGACGTTGAAGCCGATGATGATCGCGTCGTCGACCGTCGCGAGGTTGACGTCGTTCTGGGTGATGGCACCCACGCCGCGGTGAATCACGCGCAGCTGGACGTCGTCGCCCACGTCGATCTTGAGCAGCGAGTCCTCGAGCGCCTCGACCGCACCGGAAACGTCACCCTTGAGGATGAGGTTGAGGGTGTCGATCTTGCCCTCGGCCACAGCCTGGTCGAAGTCCTCGAGCGTGATGCGCTTGCGGCGCTTGGCCAGTGCGGCGTTGCGGTCCGCTGCCTCGCGCTTCTCGGCGATCTGGCGAGCCGTGCGCTCGTCCTCGGTGACGAGGAACGTGTCGCCGGCGCGGGGCACCGTCGACAGACCCAGCACCTGGACGGGACGGGACGGCAGCGCCACGTCGAGAGCTTCGCCGTTCTCGTTGAACATCGCACGCACGCGGCCGTGGCCGTGGCCCGCGACGATCGTGTCACCGACCGCGAGGGTACCGGACTGCACCAGGACGGTCGCGACGGCGCCGCGACCCTTGTCCAGGTTGGCCTCGATCGCGATACCGCGAGCGTTCTTGTCCGGGTTGGCGCGCAGGTCCAGCGCGGCGTCGGCCGTCAGCAGCACGGCTTCGAGGAGTTCATCGATGCCGTCGCGACGGAGCGCCGAGACCGGCATGAACATGGTCTCGCCGCCGTACTCCTCCGGCACCAGTCCGTACTCGGCCAGCTGGCCCTTGACCTTGTCCGGGTTCGCACCCTCTTTATCGATCTTGTTGACCGCGACGACAACCGGCACGTTGGCCGCGAGGGCGTGGTTGAGCGCCTCGATCGTCTGCGGCATCACGCCGTCGTCCGCGGCGACCACGAGCACGGCGATGTCCGTGACCTTGGCACCACGGGCGCGCATGGCCGTGAAGGCCTCGTGACCGGGAGTATCGATGAACGTGATTGCGCGGTCTTCACCCTCGTGCTCGGTGTGCACCTGGTACGCACCGATGTGCTGGGTGATGCCGCCGGCTTCGCCTTCGAGCACGTTCGTCTTACGGATCGCATCCAGCAAGCGCGTCTTACCGTGGTCGACGTGACCCATGACCGTGACCACCGGAGGACGAGCCTCAAGCATCTCTTCGGTCTCGGCGTCGAGCTCGCCATCGATGTCGATGTCGAACGCCTCGAGCAGCTCGCGCTCCTCGTCCTCCGGGGAGACGACCTGAACCTTGTAGCCCAGTTCCGCGCCGAGCAACTCGAAGGTCGCCTCGTCGAGGGACTGCGTGGCCGTCGCCATCTCGCCGAGGGTCATCAGGACCGTGACGAGGGCCGCCGGGTTGGCGTTGATCTTCTCAGCGAAGTCGGCAACCGAGGCGCCGCGGCGCAGACGGACGACAGTGTTGCCGTCGCCCTTCGGGACGGTGACGCCGCCGAAGTTGCGCTCGTTCTGCTGCTCGAATTCCTGACGCTTCGCGCGCTTCGACTTGCGCTGCTTGCCGCGCGAACCGCCCTTGCCGAAGGCACCGGCCGTTCCGCCGCGACCACGGCCACCGCCACGGAAGCCGCCGGGACCACCGCCGGGCGCGCCGCCCGGACGACCCGGTCCTCCGCCACCCGGACGGCCGCCGCCGCCGGGGCGACCGCCTCCGCCGGGAGCCGGTGCCGGACGCTGCTGAGGCATCATGTTCGGGTTCGGACGGCCTCCGCCCGCTCCGCCGGTTCCGCCCGGACGCGGAGCTGCCGGACGCGGACCGCCCGCTCCCGGTGCGCCACCCGGACGCGGAGCGCCCGGACGCGGACCGCCGGCGCCTGCTGCGCCACCTGGGCGCGGTGCGCCCTGGGCGCCGGCCGGACGGTTGCCACCGGGACGACCGCCGCCGTCACGCGAGCGCATGCCCTGCTGCGACGAGAACGGATTGTTGCCCGGACGCGGGCCGCCGCTGCGGCCTCCACCGGGACGACCGCCGCCGTCGCGCGAGCGCATGCCCTGCTGCGAGGAGAAAGGGTTGTTGCCCGGACGCGGTGCGCCCGGCTTGGGTGCGCCGGGCTTCGGGGCACCGGGCTTGGGCGCTCCCGGACGCGCTGCGTCGCCGCTGGGGGCCGGCTTCGAGGCCTCGCGGGCCTCGGACGGAGCCGGTGCCGGTGCTGCCGGCTTGGATTCCTCCGGCGCAGGCGCGGGGGCCTCCGCCTTCGCGGACGGCTTCGGTGCGGGCTTGGGGCCCGGCTTGATGCCTGTCGAGGGCTTGGGTGCGGCGGTGCCAGCCGGCTTAGCCGACTTCTCCGCTGCTGCGCCACCCGCGTTCGGGTAGGCGCTGCGTAGCTTCTTGACTACGGGGGGCTCGATGGTCGAGGAGGCAGAACGAACGAATTCGCCCATTTCCTGCAACTTCGAGAGGGCTTCCTTGGAAGGAATTCCGAGCTCTTTCGCGAGCTCGTGTACGCGGACCTTGGCCACATTTCTCCTGTCTCGGTCCGCCCCTCGCACGTTAAAGTTGCTAGGAGTGAACCGTCATGTTCTTACGTCTGCGGTGCGCGCCAAATGACGGCACACCTGCTGCGGCGCATAACTTTTGCTTCATAGCTAGGCGCTCATCGCTTGCCACTCATCGGGTTTCCATCAGATTTCTGACCCGCTTTCAGGTTGAACGGTTACGTCGGCGCGTTCACGAGCCGTGAACGCGTCGATGGCCGCTGAGATCGTCTCGTCGGCGGGCATGCGGACCTGGGCTCGAAAAGCCCGGGAGAATGCCCGTTTCCGGACGACCGTGGCGGCGCACTCCGGCCGCGGGTGCATCCATGCACCACGCCCGGACTTGCGTCGTCGTGGATCCGGGACGACAGACTTTCCGTCGTCGTCCTGGGTCAACGCCCAACGCAGCAGCGAGGACTGATCGTCTACCTGCCTGCATCCGATGCACGTCCGCTGCGGGCCTTCGACCTCGCTCACGTGACGCTCCATCCTCCGAATGCCGACCCCGCCGCGGTCACCTGGGTGCCGCCGGCGCGTCGTTTTGACCTGCCCTGTCCGCCCCGCAGAACGCGTCTCGGGACGCGTAGAGAGGGCAAACCACATACCAGTCTAGCGCTTCCGCGCCCTCCCGCGCGCCTCCCCACGCCCGAGCGCGTTCCGGGCACGGGCGGCGACGGGGGCGTCGGCGCGAGGACGTCAGGCCTCGGCCTGCGCGCCCGCTGCTTTCGCGTCGGAGATGATGTCGATGCGCCAGCCGGTGAGTTTCGCGGCCAGACGGGCGTTCTGCCCCTCCTTGCCGATCGCGAGCGAGAGCTGGTAGTCGGGCACGACGACGCGCGCCTGGCGCACCGACTCGTCGACGATGGTGACGGAAGACACCTTCGACGGCGAGAGCGCGGAGGCGATGAAGGTCGCCGGGTCGTCGCTGAAGTCCACGATGTCGATCTTCTCGTCGTTGAGGTCGTTCATGACCGCGCGGACGCGGGTGCCCATCTCGCCGATGCAGGCGCCCTTCGCGTTGATGCCAGCCTTCGTGGCACGCACGGCCATCTTGGTCCGGTGGCCGGCCTCACGGGCCAGCGCGATGATCTCCACGGAGCCGTCCGCGATCTCCGGGACCTCGAGTTCGAAGAGGGCCCGCACGAGGTTCGGGTGCGTGCGCGAAAGGGTCACAGACGGACCCTTGGTGCCCTTGGCGACCGAGGTGACGTAGGCGCGCAGGCGCCCGCCGTGCGGATAGGTCTCCCCCGGCACCTGCTCGGGCGGCGGCAGCAGCGCCTCGATCTCACCGAGGTCGACCTGAACCATGTGGGGCTTGTTGCCCTGCTGGATCTGGCCGGAGACGAGCTGCCCCTCGCGGCCCTTGAAACGGCCGAGGATCTGGTCGTCTTCAGCGTCGCGCAGGCGCTGCATGATGACCTGGCGCGCCGTCGACGCGGCGACGCGACCGAAGCCCTCCGGAGTGTCGTCGAACTCGCCGACGACGGTCCCGTCCTTCTCGATCTCCTTCGCCCAGATCGTCACATGCCCGGACTTCTCGTCCACTTCGGCGCGGGCGGCCGTGAAGGCGCCCTGCGTCTTGTGGTAAGCCGCCAGCAGGGCCTGCTCCATAGTCGGGATGACTTTCTCGAGCGAGATTCCACGCTCGCTGACCAAGAGGCGCAGCGCACTCATGTCGATGTCCATCTCAGGCCTCCTCTTCGTTACTGTCAACGATCGTGTCGACGATGTCCGGACCATGGTCTGGCCGGTTGAATTCCACTTCCACCTTGCCGCGGCGGATCTGCTCGAACGACAGCTCGACCGGGTCGCCGGTCTTGGGCTTCATGCCCTTTTTCACCGGCACGTCCGGAACCAGCACGACGCCGGCCTCGCCGACCTCCGTGAGGCGACCGGTGACGTTCTCCTCGCCGGAGAGGTTGGCCGTGACTTTGCGCCCGAGGTTGCGGCGCCAGTGACGCGGCTCGGTCAGCGGGCGGCTCACACCGAAGGACGAGACCTCGAGATCGTAGGGGGCTCCCGAATCGTTCGGGTCGGCGTCCAGTGCCGTCGAAACGGACTGGGACACGGCGGCGATGGTGTCGAGGTCGACGCTCTCGGTGCCCTCCGCGTGGTCCACGACCACGTGCACGGTGGGCTGCTTGCCGGAGTAGCGGATCTCGACTTCTTCGAGGAGCAGATCGTGGGAGGCGACTGCGGGCCTCAGGTACTCCGTGAGTCGTTGGGCCTCCGCTTGGGCATCTACCGGCTTGCCGGTCATTGTTCCTCCCACATATTCGATGTTGTGCAGACCAGACTAACCATTTTCTTCCGCGACCGCTCGTAGCCTTCTTTCGGAAACGGTCCGTGAATCGGTCCGCGACGCGTCGAACCGGTACCCGCCGCCACGCTCATGGGAAGATCATGGCAATGAATCAGCACGCCAGGGACACTCGCCACCGTCGCC
Encoded here:
- a CDS encoding class I SAM-dependent methyltransferase — translated: MSVPDRPIPNLPARAPSVRPEHGEAFDAGAAHYDRVRPGYPDAAVDFLLAGRTGAPAAGLDVVEVGAGTGILTAQLIARGAVVTAVDPSAGMLEALGAKLPAVRRVRAGAEATGLPAASCDVVVCAQAWHWVDPTAATAEALRLLRPTAGERRPGLGLVWNQLDVTVPWVHRLARIMHAGDVHRPEFEPAKGEGLGVWDRHEEHWTQSVTAEFLIELAKSRAYYLRSPEGTRAKVVANLEWYLYEHLGFDTGQELELPYFTHAWRAEPTT
- a CDS encoding bifunctional riboflavin kinase/FAD synthetase, which encodes MQHWTGIDAVPAGFGPAVVTIGNFDGVHRGHQAVLQQLVDEGRGRGASSVAITFDPHPRQVHAPESGMHLITGLTDRVQLIAESGLDALLTINYTLDFARSTAEEFVRRIIVEKLKACAVVIGHDVRFGAGNHGDFETMVELGRRYGFDVVGIDDVGHDRRWSSTWIREALHAGDVSTAAEVLGRPHRMRGEVVHGAARGRELGFPTANLSPESTGIIPADGVYAGWLVDAAGTRWPSAISVGTNPTFVGVSRQVESHVIDRPDESVEDFDLYGQQVVVEFVERLRPMVAYNGVESLITQMNDDVAKARTILTADASAA
- the rbfA gene encoding 30S ribosome-binding factor RbfA: MADQARAARLAQRIKVVVAQALGRVVKDPRVEAVTVTDARVTSDLQQATVYYTVFGDETAKEDAARALEKARGVLRKEVGRNLTIRLTPTLEFVPDEVPVNASHLEDVLRKAKARDAEVAALAEGAAFAGDADPYKKAVDEDDLDADLDEDFDEEPTEEPRA
- the rpsO gene encoding 30S ribosomal protein S15; translated protein: MALDAAVKTQIMTEFATHEGDTGSPEVQIAVMTRRISDLTEHLKEHKHDHHTRRGLMALVGRRRRMLTYLKRVEIERYRSLIERLGLRK
- a CDS encoding YlxR family protein; this translates as MSEVEGPQRTCIGCRQVDDQSSLLRWALTQDDDGKSVVPDPRRRKSGRGAWMHPRPECAATVVRKRAFSRAFRAQVRMPADETISAAIDAFTARERADVTVQPESGSEI
- the infB gene encoding translation initiation factor IF-2; translation: MAKVRVHELAKELGIPSKEALSKLQEMGEFVRSASSTIEPPVVKKLRSAYPNAGGAAAEKSAKPAGTAAPKPSTGIKPGPKPAPKPSAKAEAPAPAPEESKPAAPAPAPSEAREASKPAPSGDAARPGAPKPGAPKPGAPKPGAPRPGNNPFSSQQGMRSRDGGGRPGGGRSGGPRPGNNPFSSQQGMRSRDGGGRPGGNRPAGAQGAPRPGGAAGAGGPRPGAPRPGGAPGAGGPRPAAPRPGGTGGAGGGRPNPNMMPQQRPAPAPGGGGRPGGGGRPGGGGPGRPGGAPGGGPGGFRGGGRGRGGTAGAFGKGGSRGKQRKSKRAKRQEFEQQNERNFGGVTVPKGDGNTVVRLRRGASVADFAEKINANPAALVTVLMTLGEMATATQSLDEATFELLGAELGYKVQVVSPEDEERELLEAFDIDIDGELDAETEEMLEARPPVVTVMGHVDHGKTRLLDAIRKTNVLEGEAGGITQHIGAYQVHTEHEGEDRAITFIDTPGHEAFTAMRARGAKVTDIAVLVVAADDGVMPQTIEALNHALAANVPVVVAVNKIDKEGANPDKVKGQLAEYGLVPEEYGGETMFMPVSALRRDGIDELLEAVLLTADAALDLRANPDKNARGIAIEANLDKGRGAVATVLVQSGTLAVGDTIVAGHGHGRVRAMFNENGEALDVALPSRPVQVLGLSTVPRAGDTFLVTEDERTARQIAEKREAADRNAALAKRRKRITLEDFDQAVAEGKIDTLNLILKGDVSGAVEALEDSLLKIDVGDDVQLRVIHRGVGAITQNDVNLATVDDAIIIGFNVRPAERVQELADKEGVDMRFYSVIYAALDDIENALKGMLKPEYEEVQLGTAEVREVFRSSKWGNIAGSIVRSGIIRRNTKARLVRDGKVVADKLTIDSLKRFKDDATEVRTDYECGIGLGSFNDIKEGDMIETFEMQEKPRV
- the truB gene encoding tRNA pseudouridine(55) synthase TruB, with the translated sequence MTGKRESTGGNARVTNTASGLVVVDKPKGWTSHDVVGRMRRLAGTRKVGHAGTLDPMATGVLVVGVNKATRLLTYIVGVDKTYEATIRLGQSTITDDAEGELVQQRIAAAVTPESVADAVAKLTGDIMQVPSAVSAIKVGGERSYARVRKGENVELEARPVTVGRFDVHDVRRLQGGKIIDVDVTVECSSGTYIRALARDLGEDLGVGGHLTALRRTLVGPYGLDVARTIEELSEEFGMVDLDTAARALFPNRRLTEHEAAELSFGRRIEPNETDAIVAAVAPDGTVVALLKNKGEAARPEIVFAAS
- a CDS encoding polyribonucleotide nucleotidyltransferase, whose amino-acid sequence is MSELQFAEAVIDNGRYGTRTIRFETGRMAKQAAGSVYVLIDEDTSMLSATTAGKKPREGFDFFPLTVDVEERMYAAGRIPGSFFRREGRPSTEAILACRLMDRPLRPTFVKGLRNEVQVVVTVLSINPDDLYDVVAINASSMSTQLSGLPFSGPIGGVRVALVDDGAGAQWVAFPKHSQLEDAVFSMVVAGRQTADDIAIMMIEAEATDNSWNLIKERGATAPTEEVVAEGIEAAKPFIKVLCEAQADLAARAAKPTVEFPVFRDYEDDVYAAVESAATAKLTEIFSIADKQERDNASGAFRDEVVEELAGEGKTFEGRAGEVAKAFGAVTKHVVRQRILTEQVRIDGRGLTDIRQLTAEVEVLPRVHGSAIFERGETQIMGVTTLNMLKLEQQIDSLSPVKTKRYMHNYNFPPYSTGETGRVGSPKRREIGHGALAERAVVPVLPSREEFPYAIRQVSEALGSNGSTSMGSVCASTLSLLNAGVPLKAPVAGIAMGLVSDQVDGETRYAAMTDILGAEDAMGDMDFKVAGTSEFVTAIQLDTKLDGIPASVLAAALKQAREARLHILDVLNAAIDAPDEMSEFAPRIISVKIPVDKIGEVIGPKGKMINQIQEDTGADISIEDDGTVLIGATSGESADAARSAINAIANPQIPEVGERYLGTVVKLTTFGAFVSLMPGKDGLLHISELRKLAGGKRVDDVEDVVSVGQKLQVELTKVDDRGKLSLTPVVAEDAADESAEAAE